One Nitrospira sp. DNA window includes the following coding sequences:
- a CDS encoding LSU ribosomal protein L24p (L26e), with the protein MARIKTKIRKGDTVVVVTGRERGKSGKVLSVDTVNGKVLVEKLNMIKRHTKPNQKLRQGGILEREAPLAISNVMFLCPVTKKPTRLGIRRQDDGRRARLSKQSKEIVE; encoded by the coding sequence ATGGCACGAATCAAGACGAAAATCCGCAAGGGCGATACCGTTGTGGTGGTCACGGGGCGTGAGCGGGGAAAGTCCGGCAAAGTCTTGTCGGTTGATACCGTGAACGGCAAGGTCCTGGTTGAAAAGCTCAATATGATCAAGCGGCATACCAAGCCGAATCAAAAACTTCGGCAGGGAGGCATTCTTGAGCGAGAGGCACCACTGGCCATCTCAAATGTGATGTTTTTGTGTCCGGTCACGAAAAAGCCGACTCGGCTGGGAATCAGGCGCCAGGATGATGGGCGTCGCGCCAGGCTGAGCAAGCAATCCAAAGAAATCGTCGAATAG
- a CDS encoding LSU ribosomal protein L16p (L10e), translating into MLAPKKVKFRKMQKGRMRGKAYRGGSITLGEFGLKALEPGWVTSRQIEAARIAITRFVKRGGQVWTRIFPDKPITKKPAETRMGKGKGNPEYWVAVVKPGRIMYEMGGVAPDVAKEALRLAAYKLPIATKFVARGEFQ; encoded by the coding sequence GTGTTAGCGCCAAAGAAAGTCAAGTTTAGAAAAATGCAGAAGGGTCGCATGCGCGGGAAAGCTTACCGCGGCGGATCGATCACGCTCGGCGAGTTCGGCTTGAAAGCTCTTGAGCCTGGGTGGGTCACGAGTCGTCAGATCGAAGCGGCCCGTATTGCCATCACCCGTTTCGTCAAGCGTGGTGGCCAGGTATGGACGAGAATCTTTCCGGATAAACCGATTACCAAGAAGCCGGCCGAAACCCGCATGGGAAAGGGCAAAGGCAACCCGGAGTATTGGGTGGCGGTGGTCAAGCCTGGTCGGATCATGTATGAGATGGGCGGGGTCGCCCCGGATGTCGCCAAAGAGGCGTTGCGGCTGGCGGCTTATAAGCTTCCGATCGCCACCAAGTTCGTGGCGCGTGGCGAGTTTCAGTAA
- a CDS encoding LSU ribosomal protein L29p (L35e), whose protein sequence is MDVNDLSGLTTAELTDKEKQLRQELFNFRFQLGTGRLENPMQIRNTKRDIARLKTVRRQLELSQTEAGTSGAK, encoded by the coding sequence ATGGATGTGAACGATCTGAGCGGTCTGACGACCGCCGAATTGACCGACAAAGAAAAGCAGTTGCGGCAGGAGCTGTTCAATTTTCGATTTCAGCTCGGTACCGGTCGCCTCGAAAATCCGATGCAGATTCGGAATACCAAGCGCGACATCGCCCGGCTGAAAACCGTTCGGCGTCAACTGGAACTGTCGCAGACAGAAGCCGGCACGTCCGGTGCCAAGTAA
- a CDS encoding LSU ribosomal protein L5p (L11e), translating to MAKVEKGKGGKGSGSKASAKKEVAAPEVSQGSGNESQFSPRLRETYRDQVVPALMKEFGYGNLMQVPRLERIVLNVGMGEAIQNVKLLESASNELGIITGQKPVTTRAKKAIAGFKLRQGMPIGAKVTLRSRRMWEFLDRLITLALPRIRDFRGVSPKAFDGRGNYTLGLKEQLIFPEIEYDSVASIHGMDITIVTTARTNDEGKALLKHLGMPFRA from the coding sequence ATGGCAAAAGTAGAGAAGGGTAAGGGCGGTAAGGGGTCCGGCTCCAAAGCGTCGGCAAAAAAGGAAGTCGCGGCGCCGGAAGTGTCTCAAGGTTCCGGCAATGAGTCTCAGTTTTCTCCGCGCCTCAGAGAGACCTATCGCGATCAAGTGGTCCCGGCCCTCATGAAAGAATTCGGGTACGGCAATTTGATGCAGGTACCCAGGCTTGAGAGAATCGTGTTGAATGTCGGCATGGGCGAAGCCATTCAGAATGTGAAATTGCTGGAGAGTGCGTCCAACGAGCTTGGCATCATCACGGGCCAGAAACCGGTCACCACGCGGGCGAAAAAGGCGATCGCCGGGTTCAAGTTGCGGCAGGGTATGCCGATTGGTGCCAAAGTGACGCTGCGCAGTCGCCGCATGTGGGAATTCTTGGACCGGTTGATCACGCTCGCGCTTCCCCGCATTCGCGATTTTCGCGGGGTGTCGCCCAAGGCGTTCGATGGCCGAGGCAACTACACCCTCGGACTGAAGGAGCAATTGATTTTCCCCGAAATCGAATATGACAGCGTAGCCTCCATCCATGGAATGGATATCACCATCGTCACCACCGCTCGGACGAATGATGAGGGTAAGGCATTGCTGAAACATTTGGGGATGCCGTTCCGGGCCTAA
- a CDS encoding SSU ribosomal protein S3p (S3e) produces MGQKTHPVGYRIGYNYTWSSRWYADKDYARLLHQDIKIRKMVKAKLYHAGVAKVEIERSGDQTRVIIHTARPGIIIGRKGAEVDKLKAALEKEYSGQAYITVKEIKKPELDAQLVSENVATQLEKRVAFRRAMKRSVQSALRLGAQGIKIMVAGRLGGAEIARTEWYREGRVPLHTLRAEVDYGFAEAHTTMGQIGVKTWIYKGELLPALLLKPEAGLGRLG; encoded by the coding sequence ATGGGTCAGAAGACACATCCAGTTGGGTATCGTATCGGGTACAACTACACGTGGAGCTCCCGCTGGTATGCGGATAAAGACTATGCCAGGTTGCTTCATCAAGATATCAAGATCCGGAAGATGGTCAAGGCCAAGCTCTACCATGCCGGAGTAGCCAAGGTCGAAATCGAGCGTTCCGGAGATCAAACGCGGGTGATCATCCATACGGCTCGTCCAGGCATCATCATCGGTCGTAAGGGGGCTGAGGTCGATAAGCTCAAGGCCGCCCTCGAGAAAGAATATTCCGGACAGGCCTATATCACGGTGAAGGAAATCAAGAAGCCGGAACTGGATGCTCAGTTGGTCAGTGAAAATGTGGCCACGCAGTTGGAGAAGCGGGTGGCCTTTCGTCGGGCGATGAAGCGCAGCGTGCAATCGGCGCTTCGTTTGGGCGCCCAGGGCATCAAGATCATGGTCGCCGGGCGGCTGGGTGGTGCGGAAATCGCCAGGACCGAATGGTACCGTGAAGGGCGGGTGCCTCTTCATACCCTGCGGGCAGAGGTGGATTACGGTTTTGCCGAAGCTCATACCACCATGGGACAGATCGGGGTGAAGACCTGGATCTACAAGGGTGAGCTTCTGCCGGCCCTTCTGTTGAAGCCTGAAGCAGGACTCGGACGGCTTGGGTAA
- a CDS encoding SSU ribosomal protein S17p (S11e), producing MKERQQHRREWYGNVVSNKMNKTVVVAVERSVIHPIYKKVLRRVTKLKAHDEGNVCKVGDRVQLTETRPISKDKHWRVVRVMVKGQPEK from the coding sequence ATGAAGGAACGCCAACAACATCGACGTGAATGGTACGGCAACGTCGTCAGCAATAAAATGAACAAGACGGTGGTGGTTGCCGTCGAGCGCTCGGTGATTCATCCGATCTACAAAAAAGTTCTTCGGCGTGTGACCAAGCTCAAGGCGCATGACGAGGGGAATGTATGCAAAGTCGGGGATCGGGTTCAGCTCACCGAAACGCGCCCCATCAGCAAAGACAAGCATTGGCGGGTGGTCCGCGTCATGGTCAAGGGTCAACCTGAAAAATAA
- a CDS encoding LSU ribosomal protein L2p (L8e) — protein MALKVYKATSPGRRGMTALKDEQLTKKRPEKALTGFHLRTGGRNNDGRQTIRFRGGGHKRLYRQIDFRRDKVGIPAKVTAIEYDPNRSSRIALLQYRDGEKRYILAPVGLAVNDVVEAGPEAEVRPGNALPLVNIPLGTTIHNIELKPGKGGQLIRSAGGFAQVMGRDGGYVQIRLKSGEMRKVLSACMATVGQVGNLDHENVVIGKAGRTRWRGKRPHVRGVVMNPVDHPHGGGEGKSGQGNPHPVSPWGTPTKGYKTRKNKATDKFIIARRKK, from the coding sequence ATGGCATTGAAAGTCTATAAAGCGACATCCCCCGGCAGGCGCGGCATGACGGCTCTGAAGGATGAACAGCTGACGAAGAAAAGACCGGAAAAGGCGTTGACGGGGTTTCATCTCCGCACCGGCGGACGAAACAACGACGGCCGTCAAACCATTCGTTTCCGTGGCGGAGGCCATAAGCGGTTGTACCGTCAGATTGATTTTCGCCGGGACAAGGTTGGAATTCCGGCAAAAGTGACGGCGATCGAGTATGACCCCAATCGCTCATCTCGGATTGCCTTGTTACAGTACAGGGACGGTGAGAAGCGATACATCTTGGCCCCGGTTGGTCTTGCCGTGAATGACGTGGTGGAGGCCGGTCCCGAGGCGGAGGTGCGTCCTGGCAATGCGTTGCCGCTGGTCAACATCCCCCTCGGCACCACGATTCATAACATCGAGCTCAAGCCTGGAAAGGGCGGTCAGTTGATCCGCAGTGCGGGCGGATTCGCTCAGGTGATGGGGCGTGATGGTGGGTACGTGCAGATTCGTCTCAAATCGGGGGAAATGCGGAAGGTGTTGTCGGCCTGCATGGCGACCGTGGGACAGGTCGGGAATCTCGATCACGAAAATGTGGTGATAGGCAAGGCCGGGCGGACGAGATGGAGGGGAAAGCGCCCGCATGTCCGCGGTGTGGTCATGAATCCGGTCGATCACCCGCACGGTGGCGGCGAGGGAAAGTCCGGTCAAGGCAATCCCCATCCTGTGTCTCCCTGGGGCACGCCGACCAAAGGCTATAAGACTCGCAAGAACAAGGCGACGGATAAGTTCATCATCGCGCGGCGGAAGAAGTAG
- a CDS encoding LSU ribosomal protein L6p (L9e) has translation MSRIGRKPISVPAGVDVKVAGHVVSVKGPVGKLDWKLAEGLTVAVNNGQLVVNRSGDARQIRAMHGLVRAELSNMIQGVTKGYEKSLEITGVGYKAQLQGREMSFNVGYINPVIYTVPQGIDVKVDKQTLISVRGADKRLVGQVAANMRSIKPPDVYKQKGIRYAGEVLRKKAGKTGK, from the coding sequence ATGTCGCGGATAGGGCGAAAACCAATTTCAGTTCCAGCCGGTGTCGATGTCAAGGTCGCCGGCCATGTCGTGTCGGTCAAGGGGCCCGTGGGCAAGCTCGATTGGAAGCTGGCCGAAGGCCTGACCGTCGCGGTCAACAACGGCCAGCTTGTCGTGAACCGATCGGGAGATGCGCGACAGATCAGGGCCATGCATGGGTTGGTTCGTGCCGAGCTCAGCAATATGATTCAGGGCGTGACCAAGGGCTACGAAAAGTCCCTGGAAATCACCGGCGTCGGGTATAAGGCGCAGCTCCAGGGGCGCGAGATGAGCTTCAATGTCGGCTACATCAACCCAGTGATCTATACGGTCCCGCAAGGCATTGATGTCAAGGTCGACAAGCAGACGCTGATTTCCGTCCGGGGTGCCGATAAACGACTGGTCGGCCAAGTCGCTGCGAACATGCGTTCGATCAAACCTCCCGATGTGTACAAACAAAAAGGAATTCGATACGCCGGTGAAGTCTTGAGGAAGAAGGCGGGCAAGACCGGGAAGTAA
- a CDS encoding SSU ribosomal protein S8p (S15Ae): MITDPIADLLVRIGNAARRRQDVVKVPASKLKREILSILGKEGFIQGFGETQEDGHPFFAVQLRYVEQERPMITGMRRISKPGRRVYIGRDDVPKVRNGIGVAIISTSKGLMTDSESRRAGLGGEVLCSVW, encoded by the coding sequence ATGATTACTGATCCAATTGCCGATTTGTTGGTGAGAATAGGGAACGCGGCTCGTCGCCGCCAGGATGTGGTGAAGGTGCCGGCTTCCAAGCTCAAGCGCGAGATTCTCAGCATTCTGGGCAAAGAGGGATTCATTCAAGGATTCGGTGAAACGCAGGAAGATGGGCATCCCTTTTTTGCGGTTCAGCTTCGATATGTCGAGCAAGAACGGCCGATGATCACAGGTATGCGCCGCATCAGCAAGCCGGGACGTCGCGTCTACATCGGGAGGGATGATGTGCCGAAGGTTCGAAACGGCATCGGTGTGGCCATCATTTCTACCTCCAAGGGTCTCATGACGGACAGCGAATCCAGGCGCGCCGGTTTAGGTGGTGAAGTGCTCTGTTCCGTCTGGTAG
- a CDS encoding LSU ribosomal protein L14p (L23e): MIQNYTYMDVADNSGAKQVMCFHVLGGTRRRYGSLGDIVVVAVKEAIPQAGVKKGDVSRAVIVRTTKEVRRDDGSYIKFDRNACVLINAQGEPVGTRIFGPVARELRWKKFMKIISLAPEVL; the protein is encoded by the coding sequence ATGATTCAGAATTACACTTACATGGACGTGGCCGATAATTCAGGCGCTAAGCAGGTGATGTGTTTCCATGTGCTTGGAGGGACTCGGCGTAGGTATGGATCGCTCGGCGACATCGTGGTCGTGGCGGTCAAAGAAGCGATCCCCCAGGCCGGTGTCAAAAAGGGCGACGTGAGCCGGGCGGTCATCGTGCGGACCACCAAAGAAGTGCGCCGAGACGACGGTTCTTATATCAAGTTTGATCGGAACGCCTGTGTCTTGATCAATGCCCAAGGCGAGCCAGTCGGGACCCGCATTTTTGGTCCAGTCGCGCGCGAACTGCGCTGGAAGAAGTTCATGAAGATCATCTCCCTGGCGCCGGAAGTGTTGTAG
- a CDS encoding SSU ribosomal protein S19p (S15e): protein MPRSVTKGPFVDDHLLKKVEQMNQTKDRKLIKTWSRRSTVVPDMIGHTFAVHNGKKFIPVFVTENMVGHKLGEFAPTRFFKGHGQAKTEKAVALK, encoded by the coding sequence ATGCCTCGTTCAGTGACGAAGGGTCCATTTGTCGACGATCATCTGCTGAAAAAGGTCGAGCAGATGAATCAAACCAAGGATCGAAAACTCATCAAGACCTGGTCGCGGCGATCGACGGTTGTCCCGGATATGATCGGGCATACGTTTGCGGTGCATAACGGCAAGAAGTTCATTCCCGTATTCGTTACGGAAAATATGGTCGGCCATAAGCTGGGGGAATTTGCTCCCACGCGGTTCTTCAAGGGGCACGGACAGGCAAAGACCGAAAAGGCAGTCGCGCTGAAATAG
- a CDS encoding LSU ribosomal protein L22p (L17e), translating to MAEAKANLRFVRVTPRKARVVIDMIRGQQVPKALAMLKHTPRHAARVVEKLLRSAVANAEQKEMGDSEEMWVSQAVVNCGPIYKRFRARSMGRANSIQKRTSHITIAVAAPAVGSD from the coding sequence ATGGCGGAAGCAAAAGCAAATTTGCGGTTTGTGCGGGTGACGCCTAGGAAGGCGCGCGTCGTGATCGATATGATTCGTGGGCAGCAGGTCCCCAAGGCGCTCGCCATGCTCAAGCATACGCCGAGGCATGCGGCGCGGGTCGTCGAAAAGTTGCTTCGCTCTGCGGTGGCCAATGCGGAGCAGAAGGAGATGGGGGACAGTGAAGAGATGTGGGTATCTCAAGCCGTCGTGAACTGCGGGCCGATTTATAAGCGCTTCCGTGCCCGATCGATGGGGCGAGCCAACTCCATTCAGAAACGGACGAGCCATATTACGATCGCCGTTGCGGCGCCGGCCGTGGGGTCTGATTAA
- a CDS encoding LSU ribosomal protein L18p (L5e) translates to MNIQEKNRKLERRKHRVRQSVVGTSERPRLNVFRSRSHIYAQIIDDLRGHTVAAASTMDKSLRTSVKSPGSIEGAKAVGKLLAERAKAAQVSMVVFDRGGRLYHGRVKALAEASREGGLQF, encoded by the coding sequence ATGAACATCCAAGAAAAAAATCGAAAGTTGGAACGCCGTAAGCACCGTGTCCGCCAGTCGGTGGTCGGAACGAGCGAACGGCCGCGGTTGAACGTGTTCCGCAGCCGATCCCATATTTATGCCCAGATCATCGACGATCTGCGTGGTCATACGGTCGCGGCTGCCTCCACGATGGACAAATCATTGCGGACATCCGTCAAGTCCCCGGGAAGTATCGAAGGTGCCAAAGCCGTCGGGAAGCTGCTTGCGGAGCGGGCGAAGGCGGCGCAAGTCTCGATGGTGGTGTTCGATCGTGGTGGGCGCCTATACCACGGGCGGGTGAAAGCCTTGGCCGAGGCATCGCGTGAAGGGGGCCTGCAATTCTAG
- a CDS encoding SSU ribosomal protein S14p (S29e): MARLALKNKAAAKSKFACRDYHRCGLCGRVRGYLRRFRMCRICFRFLSLKGEIPGVRKSSW; this comes from the coding sequence GTGGCAAGATTAGCACTTAAAAACAAGGCTGCCGCCAAGTCAAAGTTTGCCTGTCGCGACTACCATCGATGCGGACTCTGCGGCAGGGTGCGGGGATATCTGCGCCGCTTTCGTATGTGCCGCATCTGTTTTCGATTCCTGAGTCTCAAGGGAGAAATTCCAGGAGTGCGAAAGTCCAGTTGGTAG